The proteins below are encoded in one region of Casimicrobium huifangae:
- a CDS encoding STAS domain-containing protein has protein sequence MQLVGELTFANAHTLWEGFSVDAKGVDRIDVSGVTQVDSAGLALISALKRQAGPQCRVVGLTSKLAALAAAYDVESLF, from the coding sequence ATGCAACTCGTCGGTGAACTCACCTTTGCCAATGCCCACACCTTGTGGGAGGGCTTTTCCGTTGACGCCAAAGGTGTTGATCGCATCGACGTTTCTGGTGTGACGCAGGTGGATTCCGCCGGGCTGGCGCTGATTTCGGCGCTCAAGCGCCAGGCCGGCCCGCAATGCCGCGTGGTCGGCCTGACCTCCAAGCTGGCGGCGCTTGCCGCCGCTTACGATGTAGAGTCGC
- a CDS encoding MlaC/ttg2D family ABC transporter substrate-binding protein: protein MKFPKWLFALFAATVFATAQAETAPDALVKTVATDVTNVLKSDPGVLGNAAKLRDLIESKLLPNFNFGRMTQLAMGRNWAKASPEQQTALTREFQTLLVRTYSGALANFRNNTIDYRPLRMQPTETDVTVKTVVNQANGQGIPIDYSMEKGADGKWRAYDVVVAGVSLVTNYREEFNTVVRDQGVDALVKQLQAKNK, encoded by the coding sequence ATGAAATTCCCGAAATGGCTGTTTGCGCTGTTCGCAGCCACCGTTTTCGCTACCGCGCAGGCGGAAACCGCCCCTGACGCTCTGGTCAAGACTGTCGCCACCGACGTCACCAATGTTCTCAAGAGTGATCCCGGTGTGCTGGGTAATGCCGCCAAGCTCAGGGACCTGATCGAGTCCAAACTATTGCCCAATTTCAACTTTGGTCGCATGACGCAATTGGCGATGGGCCGCAACTGGGCGAAGGCGTCACCGGAGCAGCAGACCGCACTGACCCGTGAGTTCCAGACCCTGCTGGTGCGCACCTATTCCGGCGCGCTGGCCAACTTCCGCAACAACACGATTGACTACCGTCCGCTGCGCATGCAGCCGACCGAAACCGATGTCACCGTCAAGACTGTGGTTAACCAGGCCAACGGTCAGGGCATCCCCATCGACTACTCGATGGAAAAGGGTGCCGACGGCAAGTGGCGCGCCTATGACGTGGTCGTAGCGGGCGTCAGCCTGGTCACCAACTACCGCGAGGAATTCAACACCGTGGTGCGCGACCAGGGCGTGGATGCATTGGTGAAGCAGTTGCAGGCCAAGAACAAGTAG
- a CDS encoding VacJ family lipoprotein, translating into MKSAAILTLTAVATLVLGGCASFRSAAPGDPLEPINRGIFSFNSTFDHYLFKPIAKGYDAAVPNPVKKGVSNVFQNASDAQSIVSDALQLKGAKMGDDLGRVMINTTFGLGGIFDLATPMGIERGNEDLGQTLGYWGIGAGPYVVIPFLGPSSARDLVGRYGDGKIDPVALVSSVPVRNSLMGARVVDTRVSLFPAEALMNQAALDRYTFMRSAYLQRRQSLVLDGKRPKEE; encoded by the coding sequence ATGAAGTCTGCCGCGATCCTGACCCTGACTGCTGTTGCCACGCTTGTACTCGGCGGCTGTGCATCGTTCCGCAGCGCCGCGCCCGGCGACCCGCTGGAGCCGATCAACCGCGGTATTTTCTCGTTCAACAGCACCTTCGATCACTATCTGTTCAAGCCGATCGCGAAGGGCTATGACGCCGCCGTGCCCAATCCGGTGAAGAAGGGCGTCAGCAATGTGTTCCAGAACGCCTCTGACGCGCAGTCGATCGTCAGCGATGCGCTGCAACTGAAGGGCGCCAAGATGGGCGATGACCTCGGTCGCGTGATGATCAACACCACGTTTGGCCTCGGTGGCATCTTTGACCTCGCCACACCGATGGGTATCGAGCGCGGCAACGAGGACCTTGGGCAAACGCTGGGGTATTGGGGCATCGGTGCTGGTCCCTATGTCGTGATCCCTTTCCTTGGCCCATCGTCGGCCCGTGATCTGGTTGGTCGCTATGGCGATGGCAAGATTGACCCGGTGGCGCTGGTGTCATCCGTTCCGGTGCGCAACTCGTTGATGGGCGCGCGCGTGGTCGATACCCGTGTCAGCCTGTTCCCGGCGGAGGCGCTGATGAATCAGGCGGCACTGGATCGTTACACGTTCATGCGCTCGGCCTACCTGCAACGGCGTCAAAGCCTGGTGCTCGATGGCAAGCGTCCGAAAGAAGAATAG
- the mlaD gene encoding outer membrane lipid asymmetry maintenance protein MlaD, producing the protein MNRKVIDLWVGIFVAIGLAAMAFLALKVGNLLTTSEERTGYQVEARFDNIGNLKPRAPVKSAGVVVGRVESIRLDDKTFEGVARLHIYSHHQFPRDTIAAIFTSGLLGEQFVGLEAGGDSVMLKDEERIKKTQSAVQLEKLISQFMFSKAQEAPSPAPAAAATPATASPAPAAAAAPGAKP; encoded by the coding sequence ATGAATCGAAAAGTCATTGATCTCTGGGTTGGCATCTTTGTGGCGATCGGGCTCGCCGCGATGGCCTTTCTTGCGCTCAAGGTTGGCAATCTGCTGACAACGAGCGAAGAGCGCACCGGCTATCAGGTGGAAGCGCGTTTCGACAATATCGGTAACCTCAAGCCCCGCGCGCCGGTCAAAAGCGCTGGTGTGGTGGTCGGCCGCGTGGAGTCGATTCGTCTCGACGACAAGACCTTTGAAGGCGTGGCGCGGCTGCACATTTACTCGCACCACCAGTTCCCGCGCGACACCATCGCCGCGATCTTTACCTCCGGCCTGCTGGGCGAACAGTTTGTCGGCCTCGAAGCCGGCGGCGACAGCGTGATGCTCAAGGACGAGGAGCGGATCAAGAAGACGCAATCCGCCGTGCAGCTCGAAAAACTGATTTCCCAATTCATGTTCAGCAAGGCACAGGAAGCGCCGTCGCCAGCGCCTGCTGCTGCCGCCACCCCCGCCACTGCATCGCCTGCGCCGGCTGCCGCCGCAGCGCCCGGAGCCAAACCATGA
- the mlaE gene encoding lipid asymmetry maintenance ABC transporter permease subunit MlaE — MLRILSRLGHATIGGVERLGFAARFFSAILRQSGTSVVRPQLVIKEIYQAGVLSLIIVLMSGMFIGMVLALQGYETLVRFGATESMGVLVALSLVRELGPVVAALLFASRAGSAMTAEIGLMKTTEQLSAMEVMAVDPIARVVAPRFWAGVISLPLLAALFSALGIYGGYLVGVRLIGIDGGAFWGQMQAAVDWRYDVFNGVIKSLVFAVAVSLIAVFEGYDANPTAEGVSAATTRTVVISALAILALDLMLTIFMFRGGTH, encoded by the coding sequence GTGCTGCGCATCCTGTCGCGTCTTGGCCACGCGACGATTGGTGGTGTCGAGCGGCTCGGCTTCGCGGCACGCTTCTTCTCGGCAATCCTGCGCCAGAGCGGCACCTCGGTGGTGCGCCCGCAACTGGTGATCAAGGAGATTTACCAGGCGGGCGTGCTGTCGCTGATCATCGTGCTGATGAGCGGCATGTTCATTGGCATGGTGCTCGCGCTGCAGGGCTACGAGACGCTGGTGCGCTTTGGCGCTACCGAGTCGATGGGTGTGCTGGTAGCGCTGTCACTGGTGCGCGAGCTGGGGCCGGTGGTCGCAGCGCTGCTGTTCGCCAGCCGCGCCGGCTCCGCGATGACCGCCGAGATCGGCCTGATGAAAACCACCGAGCAGCTCTCGGCCATGGAGGTGATGGCGGTTGATCCCATCGCCCGCGTGGTGGCACCGCGGTTCTGGGCGGGCGTGATTTCGCTGCCGTTGCTGGCAGCGCTGTTCTCCGCGCTGGGCATCTATGGCGGCTATCTGGTCGGCGTGCGCCTGATTGGCATCGACGGCGGCGCCTTCTGGGGGCAGATGCAGGCGGCCGTGGACTGGCGTTACGATGTCTTCAACGGGGTCATCAAGAGCCTGGTGTTCGCCGTGGCGGTCAGTCTGATCGCCGTGTTCGAAGGGTATGATGCCAACCCGACGGCAGAGGGCGTCTCGGCGGCCACCACGCGCACCGTTGTGATATCGGCGCTGGCAATTCTGGCGCTTGATCTCATGCTGACCATCTTCATGTTCCGTGGCGGCACGCATTGA
- a CDS encoding ABC transporter ATP-binding protein, whose protein sequence is MTVADASLSIAAPAASAAPVGAAAGAPAPSSPCAAGDALVELKDVSFGYTKDRQILSGVTLTVPRGKLVAVMGGSGCGKTTVLRLLCGQIRAGAGEVLVGGKSVATMTRDEMYAHRRRLGMLFQFGALFTDMTVFDNVAFPMHEHTDLPDEIIRDLVLMKLNAVGLRGTAHLKPSELSGGMARRVALARTIALDPQIALYDEPFAGLDPISLSVVGQLIRRLNDALGMTSILVTHDVAESLKIVDYIYFISEGKVVAHGDVASIKASTDPFVRQFVDGEPDGPVRFHYPAKSLAEDFA, encoded by the coding sequence ATGACTGTGGCCGACGCCTCCCTTTCCATCGCTGCGCCTGCCGCTTCCGCCGCTCCCGTCGGGGCGGCTGCTGGCGCGCCTGCGCCATCGTCGCCGTGCGCTGCCGGCGACGCGCTGGTCGAACTCAAAGACGTCAGTTTCGGCTACACCAAAGACCGGCAAATTCTGTCCGGCGTCACCCTGACCGTGCCGCGTGGCAAGCTGGTCGCCGTCATGGGCGGCTCTGGTTGCGGCAAGACGACGGTGCTGCGGCTGCTTTGCGGGCAGATTCGCGCGGGCGCCGGCGAGGTGCTGGTTGGCGGCAAATCAGTCGCCACCATGACGCGTGACGAGATGTACGCTCATCGCCGACGTCTGGGCATGCTGTTCCAGTTCGGCGCGTTGTTTACCGACATGACCGTGTTCGACAACGTCGCCTTCCCGATGCACGAGCACACTGACCTGCCGGACGAAATCATCCGCGATCTGGTACTGATGAAGCTCAATGCCGTCGGTTTGCGCGGCACTGCGCACCTGAAGCCGAGCGAGCTGTCCGGCGGCATGGCACGGCGCGTTGCGCTGGCGCGCACCATCGCGCTTGACCCGCAGATCGCGCTGTACGACGAGCCGTTCGCCGGCCTCGATCCCATCTCGCTGTCGGTGGTCGGCCAGCTGATCCGCCGCCTGAACGACGCGCTTGGCATGACCTCCATTCTGGTGACGCACGATGTCGCCGAGTCGCTGAAGATCGTCGACTACATCTATTTCATCTCCGAAGGCAAGGTCGTCGCCCACGGCGATGTGGCGTCGATCAAGGCCAGCACCGATCCGTTCGTCCGCCAGTTCGTCGACGGCGAGCCCGACGGCCCGGTGCGCTTTCACTATCCGGCCAAGAGTCTCGCCGAGGACTTCGCGTGA
- the rsmI gene encoding 16S rRNA (cytidine(1402)-2'-O)-methyltransferase: MATPLGNLGDITLRGKQVLAGAACIACEDTRMTRELLRLLDIAPPMLVSVREHNEREASSGVVSRIAAGDAVAYVSDAGTPAISDPGARLVAAVRAAGFPTIPIPGVSAVTAALSVAGFESTAFTFLGFAPTAKGELTTFVEAIAARVETSVFFESPHRIDKTLLALAGGLPPERRVVIARELTKKFETVSALSAGEIGDWLVSNAERLRGEFVVVVAGADQAARASAINGRTLLKALLPELPPARAAKVAAKLSGEDRETLYALAESMKFG, encoded by the coding sequence GTGGCGACGCCGCTCGGGAACCTCGGTGACATCACGCTGCGTGGCAAACAGGTGCTGGCGGGCGCTGCCTGCATTGCCTGCGAGGACACACGGATGACGCGCGAGCTGCTGCGCCTGCTCGATATCGCGCCGCCGATGCTCGTCTCCGTGCGTGAGCACAACGAGCGGGAAGCCTCGTCTGGCGTGGTTTCCCGCATCGCCGCCGGCGACGCGGTGGCGTATGTCAGCGACGCTGGCACGCCGGCGATTTCGGACCCTGGCGCGCGACTGGTGGCGGCGGTCCGCGCTGCGGGGTTTCCGACAATTCCGATTCCGGGCGTGAGTGCCGTGACCGCTGCGCTGTCGGTGGCGGGGTTTGAATCGACGGCGTTTACCTTCCTTGGCTTTGCGCCGACCGCAAAAGGCGAGCTGACCACGTTCGTCGAAGCCATCGCTGCGCGGGTGGAAACCAGCGTCTTCTTCGAATCGCCGCACCGGATCGACAAGACGCTGCTGGCGCTGGCGGGCGGCTTGCCGCCCGAGCGTCGCGTCGTCATTGCCCGGGAGCTGACCAAGAAGTTCGAGACCGTGTCGGCATTGAGCGCGGGCGAAATCGGTGACTGGCTGGTCAGCAACGCCGAACGCTTGCGTGGGGAATTCGTCGTCGTGGTAGCCGGCGCCGATCAGGCCGCGCGAGCATCGGCCATCAACGGCCGCACCCTGCTCAAGGCACTGCTCCCGGAGCTGCCGCCTGCCCGCGCAGCCAAAGTGGCTGCCAAGCTCAGCGGCGAGGATCGCGAGACGCTCTACGCGCTGGCCGAATCCATGAAGTTCGGCTAG
- a CDS encoding penicillin-binding protein activator, whose product MAARNYPLTPLATRPSGAGRRHLLRGVAWLGAALATLAVAQPATTPAATPTAPATTPAATRPGPAPAARPEASILAQPPAKDPTAPAAAGSDSAAATTQPGNALRVVLLLPTEQALLRRAAGSVRDGAMAVFGGHKQDVVVIDCAYPVDGVVATYSRCVDDSVDWVIGPLSRADVTALAAAKLPVVRPTLMLSPLGASPPTPLAVLAPDLESEAEAITQQAGEDACRKPLVVEAAGPIANRVAVAMYAAWRERNAIAIQQTRLGSRESWRRAADGWRQEHVDCVLFAGGGAVLTELRPYLRNIAVYATSAAYETSLERTVDWTGVRIADAPWLIDAERAEFAGFAPAPTQTGTPDAAAVSPTLARLYALGVDAARLTLVAGREALPTAFDGAIGRLTLRDSQYRRTPMVGEFRERSLVRIGP is encoded by the coding sequence ATGGCTGCCCGAAATTACCCGCTGACACCGCTGGCAACCCGCCCATCCGGCGCTGGCCGAAGGCATCTGCTGCGTGGTGTGGCATGGCTTGGCGCAGCGCTGGCAACCCTGGCGGTGGCGCAACCCGCCACGACACCTGCCGCAACACCGACGGCACCGGCCACCACGCCCGCCGCGACGCGCCCCGGCCCTGCACCAGCCGCCCGGCCAGAAGCATCCATTTTGGCGCAACCGCCGGCCAAAGACCCCACAGCGCCGGCTGCCGCCGGCTCCGATAGCGCGGCGGCGACAACGCAGCCGGGGAATGCCTTGCGTGTGGTGCTGCTGTTGCCGACCGAGCAGGCGTTGTTGCGTCGTGCCGCTGGCAGTGTGCGTGATGGCGCGATGGCCGTGTTCGGCGGCCACAAGCAGGATGTCGTGGTCATTGACTGTGCCTATCCGGTGGACGGCGTGGTCGCGACTTACAGTCGCTGCGTCGATGACTCGGTGGACTGGGTCATTGGCCCGCTGAGTCGCGCCGACGTCACCGCACTGGCGGCGGCGAAGCTGCCCGTGGTGCGCCCGACCCTGATGCTGTCGCCGCTGGGCGCATCCCCACCAACTCCATTGGCAGTGCTAGCGCCGGATCTTGAATCGGAAGCAGAGGCCATCACGCAGCAGGCGGGCGAGGACGCTTGCCGCAAACCGCTGGTGGTGGAAGCCGCCGGCCCGATCGCCAACCGGGTTGCGGTGGCGATGTACGCGGCGTGGCGCGAGCGCAATGCCATTGCCATTCAACAGACCCGACTGGGTAGTCGCGAGAGCTGGCGCCGGGCGGCGGATGGCTGGCGGCAGGAGCACGTTGACTGCGTCCTCTTTGCCGGTGGCGGCGCAGTACTGACCGAGCTGCGACCCTATTTGCGCAATATCGCCGTATATGCCACCAGCGCGGCTTATGAAACCTCGCTGGAGCGCACAGTCGACTGGACCGGCGTGCGCATCGCCGACGCACCGTGGCTGATTGATGCTGAACGCGCCGAATTCGCCGGATTTGCACCGGCACCAACTCAGACCGGAACCCCCGACGCCGCAGCTGTTTCGCCGACACTGGCGCGGCTCTATGCCCTCGGTGTTGACGCTGCGCGACTGACGCTTGTGGCCGGACGTGAAGCGCTGCCGACCGCCTTCGACGGTGCCATCGGCCGTCTGACACTGCGGGACTCGCAATACCGCCGCACGCCGATGGTTGGCGAATTCCGCGAACGCAGTCTGGTCAGGATCGGGCCCTGA
- a CDS encoding YraN family protein — protein sequence MAGALPDATRSDIGERFERDAEAFLMQHGLIPVERNWRCRMGEIDLIMRDGETLVFVEVRKRDSQRFGGAAGSIGRQKRERLERAIGLYLSGLNRTPPCRVDAVLFDATRRAEWLKNVFGD from the coding sequence TTGGCTGGCGCCTTGCCCGACGCAACACGCAGCGACATCGGCGAGCGTTTCGAGCGCGACGCCGAAGCATTTCTCATGCAGCACGGATTGATTCCGGTCGAACGCAACTGGCGTTGCCGCATGGGTGAGATTGATCTGATCATGCGTGACGGCGAGACGCTGGTCTTCGTTGAGGTCCGCAAGCGCGACAGCCAGCGTTTTGGCGGCGCCGCCGGCAGCATCGGACGACAAAAGCGCGAACGACTGGAGCGCGCCATCGGCCTCTACCTGAGCGGCTTGAACCGTACGCCGCCCTGCCGCGTTGACGCGGTGCTGTTCGACGCTACCCGTCGTGCAGAATGGCTTAAGAATGTTTTTGGAGATTGA
- a CDS encoding SIS domain-containing protein, giving the protein MTAPGEPATESGDPARAAGVTVIAQHFHDAAEAAATAGRATAHSIAAAAQAIVQAFMDNHRVFACGNGGSASDAEHLVAELVGRLEQERPGLPAIALSANSSTVTAIGNDYGFSDVFSRQVRALGGAGDVLIAFSASGNSGNVIAAITASHEREMLVIAFTGEDGGRLREHLGANDHLINVPATRIMRVQELHRVGIHALCDVIDRILLGGL; this is encoded by the coding sequence ATGACAGCACCGGGGGAACCTGCGACCGAGAGCGGCGATCCTGCGCGCGCTGCGGGCGTTACTGTGATCGCACAGCATTTCCACGACGCCGCAGAGGCGGCCGCGACCGCCGGCCGCGCGACGGCGCACAGCATTGCCGCCGCCGCGCAGGCCATTGTGCAGGCCTTCATGGACAACCACCGCGTGTTTGCTTGTGGCAATGGTGGCTCGGCCTCCGATGCCGAGCATCTGGTGGCCGAACTGGTGGGACGACTGGAGCAGGAACGGCCGGGCCTGCCGGCCATCGCGCTGTCGGCCAACAGCAGTACCGTCACCGCCATTGGCAATGACTACGGTTTTAGCGACGTGTTCTCACGGCAAGTGCGGGCGCTGGGCGGCGCCGGCGACGTGCTGATTGCGTTTTCGGCCAGCGGCAACTCGGGCAATGTGATCGCCGCCATCACGGCGTCACATGAACGCGAGATGCTGGTGATTGCATTCACCGGCGAAGACGGCGGCCGGCTGCGGGAACATCTGGGCGCGAACGACCATCTCATCAACGTACCCGCTACCCGCATAATGCGCGTACAGGAACTGCACCGCGTCGGCATTCATGCGCTGTGTGATGTCATTGATCGAATCTTGCTTGGAGGCTTGTGA
- a CDS encoding BON domain-containing protein produces the protein MNSPVTTRTLMLVSVAAVTAVTLLSGCAPLVIGGAATAVMMAEDRRSSGVFVDDENIENRALLKVKTRYNNQVHVNITSYNRHVLISGEAASEAVKKGVEEEVATVAGIKRIFNEMAVGPQAGVMAVSNDTRLTTIVKTRFLEANRFQPNHVKVVTEAGVVYLMGIVKRSEADAAAQLASTTAGVSRVVRLFEYLD, from the coding sequence GTGAATTCCCCGGTTACCACCCGTACCCTGATGCTGGTCAGCGTGGCTGCAGTAACGGCGGTAACACTGTTGTCGGGCTGTGCGCCCCTGGTCATCGGTGGCGCCGCCACGGCGGTGATGATGGCCGAAGACCGGCGGAGTTCGGGTGTTTTTGTCGATGACGAGAACATCGAGAATCGCGCGCTGCTGAAGGTAAAGACGCGCTACAACAATCAGGTGCACGTCAACATCACCAGCTACAACCGGCACGTGCTGATCAGCGGTGAAGCAGCGAGCGAGGCGGTGAAAAAGGGCGTCGAGGAGGAAGTCGCGACCGTTGCCGGTATCAAGCGCATCTTCAACGAGATGGCCGTTGGTCCGCAGGCCGGTGTGATGGCGGTCAGCAATGACACCCGCCTGACCACCATCGTCAAGACGCGATTCCTCGAAGCCAATCGCTTCCAGCCCAATCACGTCAAGGTGGTCACCGAAGCCGGCGTGGTCTATCTGATGGGCATCGTCAAGCGCAGCGAAGCGGACGCGGCCGCGCAACTGGCCAGTACGACGGCCGGCGTCAGCCGGGTGGTGCGCCTGTTCGAGTACCTCGACTAA